The genomic window GGCGCACTACCTCATGGGCGGCGTCGACACCGACCTGTACGGCCGCACCAGCGTGCCCGGACTCTACGCGGTGGGTGAGGTGGCCCGCACCGGCGTGCACGGCGCCAACCGGCTGGCATCGAACTCGCTGCTGGAGGGGGCCGTCTTCGGCGCCCGCGCGGGCGACGTGATCGCCGGCGACGCCCGCCTCCCCTGGCCCGCGTCGGCACCCGCCTCCGCACCGGCGCCCGCCGTCGTGGACGCACCTTCCCCCACCGCGCGCGAACCGTTCACGCGCGCGGCGCTGCAGCGTCTGATGTGGGAAGCGGCGGGCCTCGAGCGCGACGAACGCGGGCTCGCCCATGCGGCATGCGTCCTCGCCGGCTGGCGCGCCGGCGCCGCCGCGCCCGACAGCGTCGCCTCCCACGAGGACGCGAACCTGCTGCTCGTCGCCAGCCACCTCGTCGCCGCCGCCCGAGCCCGCACCGCATCGGTCGGAGCCCACCACCGGCGGGACGCCGTGCCCGCCCTGCCCGCCCTCGCAACCGAAGGAGTCGTGTGATGCTCACGCGCACCGTCATCGACCGCACCGTCCGCGCCGCCCTCGACGAAGACGCGCCCTGGGGCGACCTCACGAGCGAGAGCCTCATCGTCGACAGCGCGACCGCCCGCGCCGCGCTCGTCGCCCGCGAGAACGGCCTCTTCTCGGGTGGCGACGTCTTCGAGGCGGCCTTCCGCCTCACCGACCCGCGCTGCGACGTGACCTTGCTGGTCGAGGACGGCGAGCTGTTCGCCCCCGGCGACACGCTGGCCGTCGTCACCGGTCCCGCCCGAGCCGTCCTCACCGCCGAGCGCGTGGGGCTGAACTTCGTCCAGCGCATGAGCGGCATCGCCACCCTCACGGCGCTCTACGTCGCCGAAGTGGCCCACACCGGCGCCCGCATCGCCGACACCCGCAAGACGACTCCGGGCCTGCGCGCCTTCGAGCGCCACGCCGTGCGCAACGGCGGCGGCCACAACCACCGCTTCTCGCTGTCTGATGCCGTCATGGTCAAGGACAACCACCTCGCCGTGCTGCGGCAGAAGGGCGTGTCCGTCACCGCCGCCCTGCAGGGCGCGATCGCGCAGCTGCCGCACACGACGCACGTCGAGGTCGAGGTCGACAGCATCGACCAGATCGAGGCGGTGCTCGCCGCCGACGTCGACACGATCATGCTCGACAACTTCACCCTCGACATGCTGCGCGCCGGAGTCGAGATCAACGCCGGCCGGGCGACGGTCGAAGCCTCCGGCGGGGTCAGCCTCGACTCGGTGCGCGCCATCGCCGAGACCGGCGTGGACGTCATCTCGGTGGGAGCCCTCACCCACTCCGCTCGGGCCCTGGACCTCGGACTCGACATCGCCCTCGAGGCCTGACATGTCGCTCCTCTACCTCGACCACGCCGCGACGACGCCGGTTCGCCCCGCGGTGCTCGAGGCGATGGAACCCTTTCTCACCCGTCGGTACGGCAACCCGTCGAGCCACCACACCGTCGGCGAGGCGGCCGCCGGCGCTCTCGCCGACGCGCGCACCCGCGTCGCCCGTGTGCTCGGCATGCGCTCCGGAGACATCGTCTTCACCGCCGGCGGCACCGAAGCCAACAACCTTGCCGTCAAGGGCATCGCCCTGGGCGCCCGCGGCGTCGATCCCCGCCGGCGCCAGGTGATCACCACCGTCATCGAGCACGAGTCGATCCTGGAATCCTGCGACTACCTGCGACGCCTGCACGGCGCCGAGGTCACCCTGCTCCCCGTCGACGGCACCGGCCGTGTCGACCCCGATCGGCTCGCCCGGGCCATCGGTCCCGGCACCGCCGTGGTGTCGATCGGCTACGCGAACAACGAGGTCGGCACCGTGCAGGATGCCGCCGCGCTCGCGGCCGTCTGCGCCGCGCACCGCGTGCCGCTGCACCTGGACGCCGTGCAGCCCGCCGGCTGGCTGCCCCTCGCCGGCACCGGCGCCGACGCCCTGTCGATCGCAGGGCACAAGGTCGGCGCGCCCCAGGGCACGGGTGTGCTCGCCGTGCGCGGCCGCATCCCCCTCGAGCCGCTCGTTCACGGCGGCGGGCAGGAGCGGGGCCGCCGCAGCGGCACCGAGAACGTCGCCGGCGCCGTGGGTCTCGCCGTCGCGCTGGAGATCGCCGAGGCCGAACGAGTGGATGCCGCCGCGCGCGTCGCCGCAGTGCGGGACGGCTTCATCGCCGCGGTGCTCGCGACGGTGCCCGACGCCCGGCTCACCGGCCACCCGCGCCACCGCCTGCCGGGCAGCGCGAGCTTCACCTTCGCCGGCGCGAGCGGTGAGGCGGTGCTGCTGCAGCTGGAGCGCCGCGGCATCGTGACCTCCAGCGGGTCGGCCTGCGCCGCCGGCAGCGACGAGCCGTCGCATGTCCTCCTCGCCCTCGGCATCGCCCCCGACGTCGCGCAGACCGCGGTGCGCTTCACGTTCGGGCACGGCCCCGCCCCCGACTCTGCGGCGCTCGCTGCGACCGTCGCCTCATCGGTCGCGGCGGTACGATCGGGCACGTGACAGCCGCGATCACCGTCATCGTGCCCGGGTTCGACGTCGCCGATTACGCCGCCGAGGCGCTGCAGTCCCTGCGCGGACAGACCCTGACGAACTGGGTGGCGATCCTCGTCGACGACGCCTCCACCGACGCCACCCGCGACATCTTCGCCGCCGCCGCGGCCGAGGATCCCCGCTTCCGGCTCGTGCGCCACGACCAGCGCCAGGGCCTCAGCGCGGCCCGCAACACCGGCGTCGCGCTGGTCGAGACCCCCTACCTCGGGTTCCTCGACGCCGACGACGTGCTCACTCCGACGGCGCTCGAGCGCCTGGTCGGAGTGCTCGATGAGACCGGGAGCGATTTCGCCGTCGGCGCGTACGTGCGCCTGCGTCCGGATGCCACCGGCGAGTACGCCGCCGGGGTCGTGCAGCCCTGGGTCGCGGCCGCCACCGACCCGGGCCGGCGCGGCACGACGATCGAGGCGCATCCCGACGCATCGGGCAACATCGTGGCCTGGTCCAAAGTCAGCCGCACCGACTTCTGGCGACGCGCGGGACTGCGCTTCCCCGACGGGCGCCTCTACGAGGACCAGATCGTCGCGCAGCAGATGTACAGCCGCGCGCGCCGGTTCGACACCGTGCCCGACGTGGTCGTGCACTGGCGCGAGCGCGCGGACGGATCGTCCATCACCCAGGGCAAGAGCGCGCTGCCGGTGCTGCGGGACTACCTGTCCGCCATGACCGAGGGGCTCGAGGTGCTGGCGGCGAGCGGACACGACGCCGCGGTGCGCTCCCGCGTGCAGCTCATCCTGTCGATGGATCTGCCCCCGCTCGTGGAGATCGCCCGCATCCACCCCGACGACGCCTACCGGCGCGCGCTGGGCGCGTTCGTCCGCGACGTCCGGGCGCGCGGCGGCGCGCACGCGCCCTTGGACGAGCGCACGGCGCGACTGGTGGCCGCGGCGCTGCTGTTCTGATCCGACGCCCGGGGGCGCGACGCGCCTCTACTCCGCGCGGCGGGCGATGGCCTCTTCGGTCTCGAGCACCCGCGAGGCGGCCACCTGCTCGGCGGCGAGCTGGGCGTACAGCCCGCCGGCTGCCAGCAGCTCGGCGTGCGTCCCCGATTCGACGATGCGCCCGGCCTCGACGACGTGGATGACGTCCGCACCGATCACCGTCGAGAGCCGGTGGGCGACCGACAGCGTCGTGCGGCCGCGGGCGGCGGCATCCAGGGCGTCCTGCACCACCCGCTCCGACACCGTGTCCAGCGCCGAGGTCGCCTCATCCAGCAGCAGCACGGGCGGATCCTTGAGCAGCACGCGGGCGATGGCGATGCGCTGCTTCTCACCGCCCGAGAGCCGGTAGCCGCGCTCGCCCACGACCGTGTCGTAGCCGCCGGGGAAGCCCGCGATGATGTGGTCGATGTTCGCTGCGGCGCAGGCGGCGGCCAGTTCCTCGTCGGTGGCGTCGGGCTTGGCGTAGCGCAGGTTCTCGCGGATGGTCGCGTGGAAGAGGTAGGTCTCCTGCGACACGATGCCGACCTGGTCGATCAGCGACTCGTGGCGGAGCCTTCGCACGTCCGTCCCGGCGAACAGCACGCCGCCGCCCGAGGCCTCGTACAGCCGCGGCGCCAGATACAGCACCGTGGTCTTGCCCGCCCCCGAGGGGCCGACGAACGCGACGTGCTGCCCGGGTTCCGCGACGAACGAGACGCCGTCGAGCGTCGGACGGCTTTCGCCCGTGGCATCCGGATAGCGGAAGACCACGTCGCGGAACTCCACCCGCCCGAGCGGGCCCGGCCCGTCGGCGACGTCGATGGCGTCGGGGGCGTCGCTGATCGCGGGCGTGAGGTCGAGGTACTCGAAGATGCGGGCGAACAGCGCAGCGGAGGTCTGCAGATCCAGGGCCACCCGCATGAGCCCCGTGAGCGGCTGCAGCAGCCGCGCCTGCACCGTGGTGAAGGCGACGACGGTGCCGGCGGTGATGTCGGCGCTTCCGCCGACGATGAGGTAGCCCGCGACGAGGTAGATCACGGCGGGAACGCTCGCCATGAGCACCTGCACGACGGCGAAGAACCCCTGGCCGCTCATGGCCCGGCGCACCTGCAGCACGACCTGGTTGCGGTTCTCGGCGCGGTACCGGGCGGACTCGGTGCGCTGCCGGTTGAACGACTTCGACAACAGGATGCCGGAGACGCTCAGGGTCTCCTGCGTGATCGCCGTCAGCTCCGACAGCGACTCCTGCGTCTCCCCCGCGATGCGCGCCCGCACCTGACCGACCTTGCGCTGCACGAGCACGAGCGCGGGCATGAGCACGACGGCGATGATCGTCAGGCGCCAGTCGATGATGATCATCGCCACGAGGGAGGCCACGACCGTCACCGCGTTGCCGAGAATGCTGGTGACGGTGTTGGTGAGCACCCCCGAGACACCGCCGACGTCGTTCTGCAGGCGCGACTGGATGACACCCGTCTTGGTGCGGGTGAAGAAGGCGAGCTCCATCGCCTGCAGATGGTCGAACAGCCGTACCCGCAGGTCGCCGGTCACCCGGTTGCCGACCGTCGCGGTGAGCCACGTCTGCAGCACGTTCACCCCGGCGGACGCCAGGAACAGCCCGATCATGATGGCGACCAGCCGCAGCAGCAGCGAGAGGTCGGGTCCCGTGCCGTCGGTGGGGAAAAGGGCGTCGTCGAAGACCCGCTGCACGAGCAGCGGCGGCACGACCGCGAGTCCCGAGCCGACGATCACGAGCAGCCCGGTGACCGCGATCCGGGCACGGTAGGGACGGAACAACGCCATGACCCGTCGGCCGAGGCCGGGGATGCGAGGCGCCTGAGCGTTGATACGGCGCTGCGCGGACTCGTCGACGCCGCGGAATCCGCCGCGGGGTCCGCCGCCGCCCATGCCCATACTCACCCGTTCAGCCTACGACCGGCCGCGGGTAGGGTGTCGGCATGAATCCCACTCCCGACGACGCCGACCGGGCGCAACTGGATGAGCTGCGCGAAGAGATCGATGCCCTGAAGAAGATCCCGGAAGAGGAGCTGATCAGCCCATCACCCACGAAGGGTCACGAGGGCGAGCTGGAACCGAAGCCGACCGATGCCCCCGGAACCGAGGACTGGGGCGAGACCCGCTGAAGGGCGGCAGTCAGCTGCCGCAGCAGGAGCTGCCGCCGCAGCACGAGGAGCCCTCCTCGGCGAGGGGCAGCAGGTTCTTCTCCTCGGCGACGGGCGCGAGGGGCTGGGTCAGGGGTGCGTTCGTGGGGGTGGCCATGTGCTCCACACTAGCCCCGCCGTAGGTCACCTGCGCCGCATGCGCAAGCCCGCGTCGTCCGCCGCGTGCGGTCCCTAGCGTGGAGCGCATGCCGGGACGGTCCCGGCGCTCAGACGAAAGGACGACGACATGACCGAGGACATCACCGGCAAGCGCGTGGCGTTCCTGCTGACCGACGGTTTCGAAGACAGCGAGCTCACCTCGCCCTGGCAGGCGGTCACCGATGCCGGCGCCTCGCCGGTGCTCGTCTCGCCCGCAGACGGCGCCGTGTCGGGCAAGAACGGGCACGAGCAGGCAGTCGACCTGTCGGTGTCAGAGGCGCAGGCCGCGGACTTCGACGCCCTCGTCCTTCCCGGCGGGGTCGTCAACGCGGACAACCTCCGCATGGACGAGGCGGCGGTCGCCTTCGCGCGCGACTTCTTCGCCCAGCACAAGCCGGTCGGCGTGATCTGCCACGGCGCGTGGATCCTCGCCGACGCGGATGTGCTCGGCGGACGCACGATCACCAGCTATCCCAGCCTGAAGACAGACCTGCGCAACGCCGGCGCGTCGTGGGTCGACGAGGAGGTCGTGGTGGATGCCGGTCTGGTCTCCAGCCGCACCCCCGACGACCTGCCCGCCTTCAACGCCAAGGTGGTCGAGGAGATCGCCGAGGGAGCGCACTCCGGCCAGACGGTCTGAGCCGCGCCCGCACGAGAAGGCGGTGACCTCTGCGGGGGTCACCGCCTTCTCGTGTCTCCGCATCTTGCTGTGGTCTGACCACAGCGCTACAATCGAGCACCGAAGGGACGGCGCCCGTCCGTCCGAAGGAAGTGATTGTCATGACCACGATGACGAACGCGGCCGAGAACGTCGACCGCGGCATTGTTCCGGACGGCCTCATGCGCGCCGCCGTCGTCACCGCACCCGACCAGCCGCTGAGCGTCACCGAAGTGCCGATCCCCACCCCCGGTCCGGGTCAGGCCCTGGTGCGCGTCATCACCAGCGGCGTCTGCCACACCGATCTGCACGCCGCGCGCGGTGACTGGCCGGTTCCGCCGAAGTCCGACCTCATCCCCGGTCACGAGGGCTACGGCGAGGTCGTCGCGCTCGGCGAGGGCGTCACCACGCTCGCCGTCGGCGACAAGGTGGGCAACGCGTGGCTGTGGAGCGCCTGCGGCGTGTGCGAGTTCTGCCGCACCGGCTGGGAGACCCTCTGCCCCGCGCAGCAGAACGGTGGCTACTCCGTCGACGGCAGCTTCGGCGAGTACATGCTGGTGGACGAGCGCTTCGCCGCCCGCATCCCGGAAGGCGTCGACACCGATGAGGTCGCCCCGATCCTGTGCGCCGGCGTCACGGTCTACAAGGGCCTGAAGATGACCGAGGTCAAGCCAGGCGAGTGGGTCGTCATCTCCGGCATCGGCGGCCTCGGCCACATCGCCGTGCAGTACGCCCGCGCGATGGGCATGCGCGTCGCCGCCGTCGACATCGACGACGACAAGCTGTTCCTGGCCCGCCGCCACGGAGCGGAGGTCACGGTCAACGCCGCCAAGACGGACCCGATCGCCGAGATCCAGGAGCGCACCGGCGGCGCGCACGGCGTGCTCGTCACCGCCGTGCACCCGCAGGCCTTCGCCCAGGGCACCGGCATGGCGCGCCGCGGCGGCACCGTGGTGTTCGTCGGCCTCCCCCCGGGGCAGTTCCCGGCCGACATCTTCGACACCGTGCTGCGGGCCATCACGATCCGCGGCTCGATCGTCGGCACCCGCCAGGACATGGTCGAGGCGCTGGACTTCTTCGCCCGCGGAGAGATCCACCCCACCGTGACCGTCGAGAAGCTCGACGACATCAACGACATCTTCCACCGCATGGAAGAGGGCAAGATCGAAGGCCGCATCGTGATGCGGTACTCGCAGGACTGAGTCGCCAGACCCACCCGCAGCAGAATGCCCCGGACCCGGTCCGGGGCATTCTGCGTCCGGGTGCGTCTCAGACCTGCAGCGCGACCGTAGCCTCCGTCGGCGTACCGGCACCGTCGGCGACGCGCAGCGCACGGTCGAGGTCGGCCACGAGGTCGTCGACGTGCTCGAGCCCGATCGACAGCCGCAGCACCGCAGCGGAGGGGCGGGCCTCGGCTGCCACGGGTCGGTGCGTGAGGGCCGCCGGATGCTGGATGAGGGAGTCCACGCCGCCGAGCGACACGGCGTGGGTGAACAGCTCCACGGCGCCGGCGGCCGCGGCGGCAGCGGGGTACCCGCCGCGCATCTCGAAGGCCACCATCGCGCCGCCGCCCCGCAGCTGACGTGCCATCAGGCCGCGCGGGTCGCCGTCCAGCCCGGGGTAGTGCACCCGCGCGACGGCGGGGTGCGCCTCGAGCCACGCCGCGATGCGCGCGGCGCTCTCCTGCTGGGCGCGCACGCGCAGCGGCAGCGTCGCGAGCCCTCGGTGCAGCAGGTACGCGCCCAAGGGGTGCAGGAGCGCGCCAGTGATCGCCCGCACCCGGCGCAGCGCCTGCGCGGATTGCTCGGAGCAGGCGATGACCCCCGCCATGGTGTCGCCGTGCCCACCCAGGTACTTCGTGCCGCTGTGCAGGCTCATCGCGGCGCCCAGCGCGAGCGGCTGCTGCAGCACCGGAGTGGCGAAGGTGTTGTCGACCAGCACCGGCACGCCCGCGGCGGCCGCGACCACGGCGGCGATGTCGACGAGGTCGAGCGTGGGGTTGGCGGGGGTCTCCACGATGACGAGCCCGGTGTCGGGGCGCAGGGCCCCGGCCACGTCCGCCTCGTCGCAGAAGGTGACCTCGGCGCCCAGCAGACCGCTCGCCAGCAGGTGATCGGTGCCCCCGTAAAGCGGCCGCACCGCGACCACATGCGGGCGACCCGCCGCCTGGGTGTGCGCGAGGATCGCGGCCGTCACGGCGGCCATGCCGGTCGAGAAGGCGACCGCCGCCTCGGCGCCCTCGAGCTCGGCGAGCGCGTCCTCGAAGCGCGCGACGGTGGGATTCCACAGCCGGGCGTAGACGAAGCTGTCCTCCGCGGTGGGCCGGCCCCCGGTGGCGAGGGTCTCGTAGGAGTCGCCGCCCCGCTCGACGTCGGGCAGCGGATTCGTTGTCGACAGGTCCAGCGGCAGGGCGTGCACCCCCAGCGCGCCCAGGTCGGCGCGTCCGGCGTGGACGGCGGCGGTGTCGGGATGCCGGTGCGAGAAGTCCATGCCCATATGATGCGGGAATCACCGCCCACGCGTGGCTGCGCCGCAGATTGCGCGGCACAGTGACGGGATTACCGCGTTCCGTGCAGCATCACAGGGCAGACAGGAGGCACCGTTGGTCAGATCACAACCCGACGACGAGATCGACGAGCTCGACCGGGCGATCCTCGCCGAACTGAGCACGCGGGCGGATGTCACGAACAAGGCACTCGCCCACCGGCTGCACCTGGCGGAGTCGACGTGCGCCCACCGCGTGCGCACGCTGCGGCAGCGCGGGCTCATCGTGGACACCCGCGCCAGGGTCGACACCGCCGCGCTGGGCTTTCCGCTGCGGGCCATCGTCAACGTGCGCTTGGGCAGCCACACCAAGACCGGCGTCACCGAGCTCTTTCAGGCCCTCACGGACATCCCGGGCGTCATCGAGGTGTTCCACGTCGCGGGCGAGGACGACTTCGTGCTGCACGTGGCCGCCGCCGACGCTCACGCGCTGCGGGACCTCGTCCTCGAGCACATCACGGTGCACCCGAGCGTCCGCTCCACCGAGACGCACCTGGTGTTCGACCGGCGCGACGGGGTGGGCGTGCTGCCGCAGCGCTGAGGCAGCCGGGTCAGGAGCGCACGAGACGGGCGATGGCGGCCGTCGCCTCCGCGACCTTGGCATCGGCTTCGTCTCCACCCAGTCGCGCCGCGTCGACGACGCAGTGCTTCAGGTGGTCATCGAGCAGTCCGACGGCGACGGAGTTGAGGGCACTGGTCAGCGCGCTGATCTGCGTCAGGATGTCGATGCAGTACTTCTCGTCATCGATCATCTTGTGCACCCCGCGGGCCTGTCCCTCGATGCGCTTCAGCCGCTTGAGGTACCTCTCCTTGTCGGTGATGTATCCGTGCACGTGGGTGTCGTGTCCGATGGCGGTCATGACGGGTTCCTCACTTCGGATCGGCGGGTACGGGCGAGAGCGGGCGGAAGCGGCGCAGGCGCAGGCTGTTCCCCACCACGAAAACGCTCGACAGCGCCATCGCGGCGCCCGCGAGCATGGGATTGAGCAGTCCGAACGCGGCCAGCGGGATGGCGGCGACGTTGTAGGCGAAGGCCCAGAACAGGTTCGACTTGATGACGGCCAGCGTGCGGCGCGACAGGCGCACGGCGTCGGCCGCCGCGACGAGGTCACCACGGACGAGCGTGATGTCGGCCGCCTCCATCGCGGCATCCGTGCCCGTCCCCATGGCCATGCCGAGGTCGGCCTGCGCCAGCGCGGCGGCGTCGTTGACCCCGTCGCCCACCATCGCGACGACCTTGCCCTCGGCCTGCAGCCGCGCGACCGTGGCCACCTTGTCCGCCGGCAGCACGTCGCCGATGACCTCGTCGATCCCGACGTCGGTGGCGATATGCCGCGCGACGGCGGTGTTGTCTCCGGTGAGCAGCACGGGGGTCAGCCCCAGCCGGCGCAGCTGTGCGACGGCGGCGGCGCTCGTGGGCTTGGGACGGTCGGCGATCACCACGACCCCCCGCACGCGCCCATCCCACGCGACGAACACCGCGGTCTGGCCCCGCGAGAAGGCCGCTGCCGCAGCGGCCTGGAGGTCATCGCCCGGGCGCAGCGCCCACTCGTCGAGCAGCCCGCTGCGGCCCACGACCACGGCATGCCCGTCGACGACGCCCGCCACGCCCGCCCCGGCGGAGCTGCGGAAGTCCTCGACGGCACCGAGACCGCCCACCCGCGCCGCGGCGGCTGCGATCGCCTGGGCGATCGGGTGCTCGCTGGCGTGCTCCACGGCGCCGGCCAGACGCAGTACCTCGTCGGCATCCTCACCCTCGGCCGCCACGACGTCGACGACGCTCATCCGCCCGGTCGTGACGGTGCCGGTCTTGTCCAGCACGATCGTGTCGACGCGGCGCGTGGACTCGAGCACCTCGGGACCCTTGATGAGGATGCCGAGCTGCGCACCCCGGCCGGTGCCCACCAGCAGCGCCGTGGGGGTCGCAAGTCCCAGGGCGCAGGGGCAGGCGATGATCAGCACCGCCACGGCGGCGGTGAAGGCGGAGCTCGCGGGGAACCCGGCGATGAGCCACCCCGCCAGCGCGGCGAGCGCGATGACGATGACGATGGGAACGAAGACGCCCGAGATGCGGTCGGCCAGACGCTGCACGTCGGCCTTGCCGGACTGGGCCTGCTCGACCAGACGCCCCATCTGCGCCAACCGGGTGTCCGCGCCCACGCGCGTGGCGCGGACGATCAGGCGGCCGCCGGCGTTGACGGTCGCCCCGGTGACGGCATCGCCCGCGCCGACTTCCACCGGCAGCGACTCGCCCGTGAGCATCGACTCGTCCACGGCCGACGATCCGGCCGTGACGACGCCGTCGGTGGCGATCTTCTCCCCCGGGCGCACGACGAACTCGTCACCGGCCCGCAGCTCGCCGATGGGGATGCGCCCCTCGACGCCGTCGCGCAGCACGGTGACGTCCTTCGCCCCGAGCTCCAGCAGGGCGCGCAGCGCCGCCCCGGCCTGGCGCTTGGCCCGCTTCTCGACGTAGCGACCGGCGAGCACGAACATGGTCACCCCCGCTGCCACCTCGAGGTAGATGTCGCCCGAGGCGTCCGCGGAGCCGATCGTGAACGAGAACGGATGCGTCATGCCGGGCATGCCCGCTGTTCCGAAGAACAGCGCGTACAGCGACCACGCCAGCGCGGCAGAGGTGCCCAGGCTGATCAGCGTGTCCATGGTCGCTGCGCCGTGACGCAGGTTGATCCATGCGGCGCGGTGGAAGGGCCATGCCCCCCACACCACCACGGGGGCGGCGAGCACCAGCGACAGCCACTGCCAGTTGGGGAACTGCAGCGCCGGGATCATCGACATGAGGATCACCGGCAGCGCGAGGGCTGTCGACACCAGCAGACGGTGCCGCACGCTCTCGAGCTCCGGATCGACGTCTCGCGCTTCGCGCTCGGCCTCCCGTGGCGGTGCCGGCAGCGCCGCGGTGTAGCCGGTGCGCTCCACTTCGGCGATCACCGTGGCCGCCGCAAGGCCTGCAGGCCCCGTGACCTGCGCCTTCTCGGTGGCGTAGTTGACGGTGGCCGAGACGCCTTCCAGACGGTTGAGCTTCTTCTCGATGCGGGCCGCGCACGACGCGCAGGTCATGCCCCCGATCTCGAGCTCGAAGCGGGTCTGGTCAGCGCCCAGGGTTGTCATCGCGTGTCGCCCTCCCCCTCACGCGCGGGAAGCGGCGTACCCGGCCTCGTCGACGGCGGCGAGCACGTCGGCGTCGGCGACGGGTACTGCTGCGGAGATCACGAGCCGGCCCGTCTGTGCGCTGACCTGCACGTCGTCGACGCCGGCGATCTTCGCGACCTCGCCGCGCACCGCTGCCTCGCAGTGGCCGCACGTCATCCCGGCCACCTGGTACTCGCTCGTCGTCATGATCGCTCCTCGTCGCATCGCGTTATACCCCCGCGGGGTATCTTCAGTATACCGCCGGATGCCGGCGCAGACCCTGCCCGTGGGCTACCAGACACCGGAGCACGCGTCAAGGCAGGGCGGAGCACGACATGCCCGCGTAGCGTCGATCTTGTCAGTTTGAGAGACCCCGGTTGAGGCGTTGATGTTCGGGTCATCAGCGCCTCCCGGCCTCAACTGCAGGCCCCGGCGGGAGGGCATCCCGCCGGGGCCATAAACCTTCCCCGCTGCACAGACGGCCGCGACCAGGCGCCTCACCCGGCGAGCATCTGCTCCCGGACTTCGCGACGCAGCACCTTGCCGATGAGCGACCGCGGCAGGTCGTCCATCTGCACGATGCGCTTGGGCACCTTGTACGCGGCCAACCGGGTGCGGCAGTAGTCGCGCAGGCCCTCCACATCGAGGCTCGCATCGGCGCGCAGCACCACGGCCGCGGCGACGTCTTCGCCGCCGCGGGGGCGCGGCATGGCGACCACGGCAGCACTCTCGACGTCCGGATGCGACTGCAGTGTGTCCTCGACTTCGGTGGGCGACACGTTGAAGCCGCCGGTGATGATGAGCTCTTTGAGCCGGTCCACGATCGTCACGAAGCCGTCGGCCGATACCGACGCGATGTCGCCGGTGCGCAGCCAGCCGCCATCGATCAAGG from Microbacterium sp. zg-Y625 includes these protein-coding regions:
- a CDS encoding metal-sensitive transcriptional regulator gives rise to the protein MTAIGHDTHVHGYITDKERYLKRLKRIEGQARGVHKMIDDEKYCIDILTQISALTSALNSVAVGLLDDHLKHCVVDAARLGGDEADAKVAEATAAIARLVRS
- a CDS encoding Lrp/AsnC family transcriptional regulator, encoding MVRSQPDDEIDELDRAILAELSTRADVTNKALAHRLHLAESTCAHRVRTLRQRGLIVDTRARVDTAALGFPLRAIVNVRLGSHTKTGVTELFQALTDIPGVIEVFHVAGEDDFVLHVAAADAHALRDLVLEHITVHPSVRSTETHLVFDRRDGVGVLPQR
- a CDS encoding heavy metal translocating P-type ATPase; the encoded protein is MTTLGADQTRFELEIGGMTCASCAARIEKKLNRLEGVSATVNYATEKAQVTGPAGLAAATVIAEVERTGYTAALPAPPREAEREARDVDPELESVRHRLLVSTALALPVILMSMIPALQFPNWQWLSLVLAAPVVVWGAWPFHRAAWINLRHGAATMDTLISLGTSAALAWSLYALFFGTAGMPGMTHPFSFTIGSADASGDIYLEVAAGVTMFVLAGRYVEKRAKRQAGAALRALLELGAKDVTVLRDGVEGRIPIGELRAGDEFVVRPGEKIATDGVVTAGSSAVDESMLTGESLPVEVGAGDAVTGATVNAGGRLIVRATRVGADTRLAQMGRLVEQAQSGKADVQRLADRISGVFVPIVIVIALAALAGWLIAGFPASSAFTAAVAVLIIACPCALGLATPTALLVGTGRGAQLGILIKGPEVLESTRRVDTIVLDKTGTVTTGRMSVVDVVAAEGEDADEVLRLAGAVEHASEHPIAQAIAAAAARVGGLGAVEDFRSSAGAGVAGVVDGHAVVVGRSGLLDEWALRPGDDLQAAAAAAFSRGQTAVFVAWDGRVRGVVVIADRPKPTSAAAVAQLRRLGLTPVLLTGDNTAVARHIATDVGIDEVIGDVLPADKVATVARLQAEGKVVAMVGDGVNDAAALAQADLGMAMGTGTDAAMEAADITLVRGDLVAAADAVRLSRRTLAVIKSNLFWAFAYNVAAIPLAAFGLLNPMLAGAAMALSSVFVVGNSLRLRRFRPLSPVPADPK
- a CDS encoding heavy-metal-associated domain-containing protein → MTTSEYQVAGMTCGHCEAAVRGEVAKIAGVDDVQVSAQTGRLVISAAVPVADADVLAAVDEAGYAASRA